In one window of Ptiloglossa arizonensis isolate GNS036 chromosome 5, iyPtiAriz1_principal, whole genome shotgun sequence DNA:
- the LOC143147305 gene encoding protein-L-isoaspartate O-methyltransferase domain-containing protein 1, with the protein MNWKTYFVVDFGSNSIAVFLSACNNIRVTNKFSTMETINSIRKNNNELVNNLIKTEYIQTKKLEQVFRAVDRENYVLPLDRGKIYRDLAWKYNKLHLLEPHIYAMIMESLSVEPGLCFLNFTYYLSTMR; encoded by the exons ATGAATTGGAAAACATATTTTGTAGTTGACTTCGGTAGCAACAGCATTGCCGTGTTTTTAAGTGCATGTAATAATATTCGCGTG ACAAATAAGTTCTCAACAATGGAGACAATTAATAGCatcagaaaaaataataatgaattagtcaataatttaataaagactGAATATATACAGACAAAGAAGTTGGAACAAGTATTTAGAGCAGTCGATAGAGAAAATTATGTTTTGCCATTAGACAGaggcaaaatatacagagacctTGCTTGGAAGTATAACAAATTACATCTATTGGAGCCACATATATATGCTATGATAATGGAAAGTCTTTCTGTGGAGCCTGGGCTGTGCTTTTTAAACTTTACTTATTATCTCAGTACAATGAGATAG